From the genome of Psychroserpens ponticola, one region includes:
- the nqrE gene encoding NADH:ubiquinone reductase (Na(+)-transporting) subunit E, with product MEHIELFFKSIFIDNMVFATFLGMCSYLAVSKKVSTAVGLGAAVIFVLAITVPLNWLLDQYVLQPGALSWLGAEYADYDLSFLSFIMFIATIATMVQLVEIVVEKFSPSLYNSLGIFLPLIAVNCAILGGSLFMQSREIATLGLATTYGIGSGIGWFLAILAIAAIREKIRYSNVPPALRGLGITFIITGLMAIGFMSFGGMLTGGDEEETKEDTTVEVQVNATEDNIEIANNTKIEE from the coding sequence ATGGAACATATAGAATTATTTTTCAAATCGATATTTATAGACAACATGGTATTTGCTACATTCTTAGGAATGTGTTCTTACCTAGCTGTTTCTAAAAAAGTATCAACAGCAGTTGGTCTTGGAGCTGCAGTAATTTTCGTATTAGCAATTACAGTGCCTTTAAACTGGTTATTGGATCAATATGTATTACAACCTGGAGCTTTATCTTGGTTAGGTGCAGAATATGCAGATTATGATTTAAGTTTCTTATCATTTATCATGTTTATTGCTACTATAGCAACAATGGTACAACTGGTAGAAATTGTTGTAGAGAAATTCTCTCCTTCATTATATAATTCATTAGGTATTTTCTTACCACTTATTGCTGTGAATTGTGCCATTTTAGGAGGTTCATTGTTTATGCAATCTAGAGAAATTGCAACATTAGGATTAGCTACAACTTACGGAATTGGATCAGGAATTGGATGGTTCTTAGCAATTTTAGCAATTGCTGCTATTCGTGAGAAAATAAGATATTCTAACGTACCACCTGCACTAAGAGGATTAGGAATTACATTTATCATTACAGGACTTATGGCAATTGGTTTTATGAGTTTTGGAGGAATGTTAACTGGAGGTGACGAAGAAGAAACAAAAGAAGATACAACAGTTGAAGTTCAAGTGAATGCAACTGAAGACAATATAGAAATAGCTAATAACACTAAAATAGAAGAGTAG
- a CDS encoding NADH:ubiquinone reductase (Na(+)-transporting) subunit D: MGLLSKKDAALIKDPLADNNPITIQVLGICSALAITAELEASIVMSISVLFVLGVGNVVISLMRNIIPSKIRIIVQLIVVATLVIIVDLVLKAFAYELSKTLSVFVGLIITNCIIMGRFEAFALGNGPWRSFLDGIGNALGYAVILIIVGFFRELLGSGTLLGIPVLGDPIEKTGLYAFGYENNGFMLLSPMALIVVGIIIWVQRSRNTALVED, encoded by the coding sequence ATGGGCTTACTTTCAAAAAAAGACGCAGCTTTAATTAAAGACCCTTTAGCAGATAATAACCCGATTACAATTCAGGTATTAGGGATTTGTTCTGCTTTAGCAATTACTGCAGAGTTAGAAGCATCAATAGTAATGTCAATATCTGTACTATTTGTATTAGGTGTTGGTAACGTGGTGATTTCTTTAATGAGAAACATTATTCCTTCAAAAATTAGAATTATTGTACAACTTATAGTTGTGGCTACTTTAGTAATTATTGTGGATTTAGTATTGAAGGCTTTTGCTTATGAATTAAGTAAAACACTTTCAGTATTCGTTGGATTAATTATTACAAACTGTATCATTATGGGACGTTTCGAAGCGTTTGCTTTAGGTAATGGGCCTTGGAGATCATTCTTAGATGGTATTGGAAACGCTTTAGGATATGCTGTGATTTTAATTATAGTTGGATTCTTTAGAGAGCTTTTAGGATCAGGAACCTTATTAGGAATTCCTGTATTAGGAGATCCAATTGAAAAAACTGGATTATATGCTTTTGGATATGAAAATAACGGATTTATGTTATTATCACCAATGGCATTAATCGTAGTTGGAATCATTATTTGGGTACAACGTTCAAGAAATACAGCATTAGTAGAAGATTAA
- a CDS encoding Na(+)-translocating NADH-quinone reductase subunit C, protein MEKRTDKNSYTIIFAIVMVLIVGSLLAYLASSLKPTITENQRLEKQQNILYAMGVNENEGTSANFVSTDNAPQLFEKFIKQQLVVTSDGQATENNEAYLIDVKKEQAKAKDGGVRQLPLFVGEDEKGKKYYIAPIRGKGLWDAIWAYVAMDENMVVQGAYFDHKGETPGLGANIKQRFFMDDFIGEHLMSNGSFKGINVAKGNADPKNNDKTDNEVDAIAGATITGDGVSAMIRSDLKLYVPYFKNLKQ, encoded by the coding sequence ATGGAAAAAAGAACAGATAAAAATTCGTATACCATAATATTTGCCATAGTAATGGTATTAATAGTGGGTTCATTATTGGCATATTTAGCGTCTTCATTAAAACCGACGATTACAGAAAATCAACGTTTAGAGAAACAACAAAATATTCTCTATGCAATGGGTGTCAATGAAAATGAAGGTACAAGTGCAAACTTTGTGTCAACAGATAATGCACCTCAATTATTTGAGAAATTCATTAAGCAACAATTGGTCGTTACTTCAGATGGTCAGGCGACTGAAAATAATGAAGCTTACTTAATTGATGTGAAAAAGGAGCAAGCTAAAGCTAAAGATGGTGGTGTAAGACAATTACCTCTTTTTGTTGGAGAAGACGAAAAAGGTAAAAAATACTACATCGCTCCAATTAGAGGAAAAGGACTTTGGGATGCCATTTGGGCTTATGTCGCTATGGATGAAAATATGGTGGTTCAAGGTGCTTATTTTGATCACAAAGGAGAAACACCTGGTTTAGGTGCTAACATTAAGCAACGTTTCTTTATGGACGATTTTATTGGTGAGCATTTAATGTCTAACGGAAGTTTTAAAGGGATTAATGTTGCTAAAGGTAACGCAGATCCTAAAAATAATGATAAAACAGATAATGAGGTCGATGCAATTGCTGGAGCAACTATTACAGGTGACGGTGTTTCTGCAATGATTAGAAGCGATTTGAAGCTTTATGTGCCTTATTTCAAAAACCTAAAACAATAA
- a CDS encoding NADH:ubiquinone reductase (Na(+)-transporting) subunit B, with protein MGLKSSLHNFRQKNKDKKWLPAFSAIHTFLFLPNETTHNGTHIKAADDLKRTMNTVIMAMVPCLIFGMYNAGYQHHLAFGDIQAATGGFLSSAFWTIDNLLVGFWKVIPLVIVSYGVGLAIEIFFAMKNSHEVEEGYLVTGMLVPLIVPIDTPLWMLAVAVAFGVVIGKEVFGGTGMNILNPALTIRAFLFFAYPTWMSGDKVWVHGAVERDQMIAAGENLDAISGETILGTLAQGKDVGYEVMDMFYGIIPGSVGETSTLLILLAGLFLIFTKIGSWRIMLSSAIGALVMGLIFNGVVSSGWITESSKFYGLMSTEFWHHLLIGGFAFGTVFMATDPVTASQTNKGKWIYGFLIGFISIMIRVFNPAYPEGVMLAILLMNVFAPTIDHYVVQGNVKKRMKRLKVKTA; from the coding sequence ATGGGTTTAAAAAGTAGTTTACATAATTTTAGACAAAAGAATAAGGATAAAAAATGGTTGCCAGCATTTTCTGCAATTCATACATTTTTATTCTTACCAAATGAGACGACTCATAATGGGACTCATATTAAAGCAGCTGATGATTTAAAGCGTACCATGAATACAGTCATTATGGCAATGGTACCTTGTTTGATCTTCGGAATGTATAATGCTGGATATCAACATCACTTAGCTTTTGGAGATATTCAAGCAGCAACTGGAGGGTTCTTAAGTTCGGCATTTTGGACGATAGATAACTTATTAGTTGGCTTTTGGAAAGTCATTCCGTTAGTAATCGTGTCTTATGGAGTAGGTTTAGCCATTGAGATATTCTTTGCTATGAAAAATAGTCACGAAGTCGAAGAAGGGTATCTAGTAACAGGTATGTTAGTGCCTTTAATCGTACCAATTGATACACCATTATGGATGCTAGCAGTTGCAGTTGCATTTGGTGTTGTTATCGGAAAAGAAGTATTTGGAGGTACAGGAATGAATATTCTAAACCCTGCATTAACCATTAGAGCCTTTTTATTCTTCGCATATCCTACATGGATGTCAGGAGATAAAGTTTGGGTTCATGGTGCTGTTGAACGTGATCAAATGATTGCAGCTGGTGAAAATTTGGATGCCATTTCTGGTGAAACCATTTTAGGAACATTAGCACAAGGGAAAGACGTTGGTTATGAAGTTATGGATATGTTCTACGGAATTATTCCTGGTTCAGTTGGAGAAACTTCAACACTTTTAATTCTATTAGCTGGATTGTTTTTAATCTTTACAAAGATTGGAAGTTGGAGAATCATGTTGTCTTCAGCTATTGGAGCTTTAGTCATGGGATTAATATTTAATGGCGTTGTAAGTTCAGGATGGATTACTGAATCAAGTAAATTTTACGGTTTAATGAGTACCGAATTTTGGCATCACCTATTAATTGGTGGATTTGCCTTTGGTACAGTCTTTATGGCTACAGATCCTGTAACCGCTTCGCAAACAAATAAAGGAAAATGGATTTACGGATTTTTAATTGGATTTATTTCCATAATGATACGTGTATTTAATCCAGCTTATCCAGAAGGTGTGATGCTAGCCATTCTGTTAATGAATGTGTTTGCACCAACGATTGACCATTATGTGGTTCAAGGCAATGTAAAGAAAAGAATGAAACGTCTAAAAGTTAAAACAGCTTAA